GTCTTCCATGAGATTTTTAAAACCACTTTCAACCTCCAGTTTAGGCAGATTAATAGTAAGTTTCCCTGCAATAAACTCAATCTTTAGATAATCCGAAATAAAGTTTTCATCTTCCAAAAGTTTCTTTGGAGTTGTCTCACCCTTCGGTAATATGAAGTAAACACTTCCATTTTCCATTCGCATTAAAGCCGAGTCGTATTCATCACCTTTAAAGAAAATTCCCTTGTCCTGTATTTGGGTCATAAATTCCGTTTCGGATTCACTACCGTCTAAATTGTGGAATTTTTCTTTAAAGTTGTTTTCTTCTTCAAACTTCTCTTGCCACTTGGATTCAAAGTAAACGGCATTGAGTAATACTGAAACTACATCATCTCCGCCAAACATTTCTTTTGAATCGTATTCAATCATATTATTCGTAGTTTTTAATGCCCAATTATCTATGTCACTATATGCTCCATCACTCGTAAAATCAGTAGCAAATGCATAGGCATAAAACTTCTCTTTCAATAGATTCAAATACTCCGGATTTGCATTTTCTTTGTATTTATTGTCTATCCAATAAGAATTGTTCACAAATAGTCCATCGTTCATTTTTTCTGTACGTGTGAATTTTTTAAGCGAATCCGCTAAATCAAAATCTTTAACATTTAGAAACTCATTTATTTTTTCTAACGTCTCACCATCTGTCATCTCTCTAATCATAGAGAGTGCATAATATAATGATATAGGTGAGTATATCTCATTTTCTTCAGAATCTTTTAGTAGTTTGGATACAGATTTAGATGAAAATTCGTTAATCGCCTTGGTTAATTCATATGGATATGGATCATCCTCACCTTTGATTTCATCTGGCTTAACCAGAGCCTCAGAAGCTTCCGGAGTAAATTCACCATCCCCGATATCAGGTTTGTTTTCGTCTGTTTTTTCTTTATTCTTATCTTCTATATCAGGTGTTTCAGTTTTTGGCTTCTCTTGGTTTTCATCTGTCTTAGGTTCTTCCTGACTCTCATCGGTTTTCGGTTTTTCTTGGTCTTGCATCGGTGTACAAGCTGCAAACAACATCGCTCCGGCAATAATAAATGCCAAGAGTTTGA
The sequence above is a segment of the Peptoniphilaceae bacterium AMB_02 genome. Coding sequences within it:
- a CDS encoding serpin family protein yields the protein MSNKKGFKLLAFIIAGAMLFAACTPMQDQEKPKTDESQEEPKTDENQEKPKTETPDIEDKNKEKTDENKPDIGDGEFTPEASEALVKPDEIKGEDDPYPYELTKAINEFSSKSVSKLLKDSEENEIYSPISLYYALSMIREMTDGETLEKINEFLNVKDFDLADSLKKFTRTEKMNDGLFVNNSYWIDNKYKENANPEYLNLLKEKFYAYAFATDFTSDGAYSDIDNWALKTTNNMIEYDSKEMFGGDDVVSVLLNAVYFESKWQEKFEEENNFKEKFHNLDGSESETEFMTQIQDKGIFFKGDEYDSALMRMENGSVYFILPKGETTPKKLLEDENFISDYLKIEFIAGKLTINLPKLEVESGFKNLMEDLELTDILGANADYSKAFKNDEQAFSIGKVLQKAKVIMNEEGAKAAAVSGGVGVTSAPDSEEELVLNLDRPFIYLITSDRGDVLFAGVINKM